The sequence below is a genomic window from Desulfovibrio sp. Fe33.
CGAGCGAAGCGAGGGCGATGGGGGTGCAGGGGGCTTTGCTCCCTGCCGGGTCCAGGGCAGCGCCCTGGTCTCCCCGAAGGGGCCGCCGGAGGCATTTTCTGCCGCCCGTTCCGCCCTATCTCATCAAGCCGTTATTCGGCTTGCGGCAGGATGATTTCGGCTCCGTCCATGCGGATGTCGCCGTTGTCGGCCATTTTGCGCAGGGTGCGTGACAGGGCTTCGGGGGTGATGCCGATGATTTTGGCGAGTTCGCGGTGGGAAAGATCAAGGGAGACGCGGCCGTTGCGGTGCCGGCTTTCGAAGTAGGCCATGAGTCGGGACGGGACCTGCTTGAGGGACAGGGAGTCGATCATGTCCATGGCTTCTTTGAGTCGTCGGGACATGACCCGCATCATGGTCAGGAGGATGGTCGGATCTTCGCGGACGAGCCGTTCGAATTCGGGAGGTCGGATGAAAAGGACCCGGCTGTCTTCGAGTGCGCCGAGGTTGGCGGGCAGTTTGCCGTCGGAGAAGGAGGAGCAGAGGCAGAACGGTTCGCCCGGCCCGAACACGAATATGGTCTGCTCCTTGCCGTCTTCGGCGAGCTTGAAGAGCTTGACCTGGCCGGACAGGAGCACGTGCAGCCCCTGAGCGGAGTTGTCCTCGCTGAAGAACAGGGACTTCTTGGGAAAACGCAGGACTTCGGCGTGGGCGGCCAGCCGGTCGAGCTGGGACTCGTCGAGTTTGGCGAAGATCGGGAAAGCGCTGATTTCGTTCTTGAGGTCGAGTGGCTGCATGGAGACGTCCGAAAAAATGCTGAATGTTGATCGAGATCAATGCCGCCGGTCGGCCGTGCGCCTATCTTGGGGCCAGAACGACAAAAAGCGAGGAGGTCCCCCATGAGCGCCACCATCCACTGCCCCTATTGCAATGCCGGTCGGGAAACGGGCGAGTTCGACAGCTACGCACCCTTCTACGTCAATTGCGGGGAATGTTCCAGGCGGTACATCGTCGAACCCGTGCGCAACGGCGTGGTTGTGTATCGCGACGGCGAAGCCCCCTGCTGCTCCGACCCGGATTGCCGCGAGACCGAGATGGCCGGTTCGGGCCAGGAATAGCCCCTCGGCGAGGAGTTTTCCCATGTTCAAGATATTGCAGAAACTTACCAAGAATCTGATCTATGCCATCCCCGCGATGATGTTCGCCGGATTCGCCTACGGCCTGTGGGCGGATACCGGCTGGCTCAAGGGGGCCATCGTCCCGTTCACTTTTCTCATGGTCTATCCCATGATGGTCACCCTCAAGGTTCGCAAGGTTTTCGAGGGGGGCGACGCCAAGGCGCAAATCCTGACACAGCTCATAAATTTTGGGCTGACTCCCTTCCTGGCCTTCGGCGTCGGCCTCCTCTTCTTCCGCGATAATCCGTATATGGCCCTGGGGCTGCTTCTGGCCGGGCTGGTTCCCACCAGCGGCATGACCATTTCGTGGACCGGGTTCGCCAAAGGCA
It includes:
- a CDS encoding Crp/Fnr family transcriptional regulator; amino-acid sequence: MQPLDLKNEISAFPIFAKLDESQLDRLAAHAEVLRFPKKSLFFSEDNSAQGLHVLLSGQVKLFKLAEDGKEQTIFVFGPGEPFCLCSSFSDGKLPANLGALEDSRVLFIRPPEFERLVREDPTILLTMMRVMSRRLKEAMDMIDSLSLKQVPSRLMAYFESRHRNGRVSLDLSHRELAKIIGITPEALSRTLRKMADNGDIRMDGAEIILPQAE